One window of the Methanovulcanius yangii genome contains the following:
- a CDS encoding DUF5979 domain-containing protein, with amino-acid sequence FEICITGPSYPSGDCKSTTGGVLRWDDLIPGTYTVTESALGSEWEVPVIDDSGATVTSGGVGTATVTNEYILGSLEVTKDVIWNGVTPDGTLFEICITGPSYPSGDCKSTTGGVLRWDDLIPGTYTVTESALGSEWEVPVIDDSGATVTSGGVGTATVTNEYILGSLEVTKDVIWNGVTPDGTL; translated from the coding sequence TTTGAGATCTGTATCACCGGTCCTTCGTATCCGAGTGGTGACTGTAAGAGCACGACCGGCGGCGTCCTGAGATGGGACGACCTGATTCCCGGCACCTACACGGTCACGGAATCTGCTCTCGGCAGTGAGTGGGAAGTCCCCGTCATCGACGACTCCGGCGCTACTGTTACAAGTGGTGGTGTCGGAACCGCGACGGTGACGAACGAGTACATCCTCGGCTCCCTTGAGGTAACGAAAGATGTCATCTGGAACGGCGTAACTCCCGACGGAACTCTCTTTGAGATCTGTATCACCGGTCCTTCGTATCCGAGTGGTGACTGTAAGAGCACGACCGGCGGCGTCCTGAGATGGGACGACCTGATTCCCGGCACCTACACGGTCACGGAATCTGCTCTCGGCAGTGAGTGGGAAGTCCCCGTCATCGACGACTCCGGCGCTACTGTTACAAGTGGCGGTGTCGGAACCGCGACGGTGACGAACGAGTACATCCTCGGCTCCCTTGAGGTAACGAAAGATGTCATCTGGAACGGCGTAACTCCCGACGGAACTCTTTGA